A portion of the Adhaeribacter radiodurans genome contains these proteins:
- a CDS encoding response regulator, translating to MEKLKKILLVDDDPTNNYLNERLLKSLQIAEEVKVLTDGKLALDYILENCFTENHYCPGLVILDHHMPVMDGLELMEALNKNGIIKSLEIVFLLLAVHTKPEEQEAFRKLGVQEFTPKPLSKRTIREAHLKYWEGDTAKNHAKGSAK from the coding sequence ATGGAAAAATTAAAGAAAATTTTGCTGGTAGATGATGATCCTACTAATAATTATTTAAACGAAAGATTATTAAAAAGTTTACAAATAGCCGAAGAAGTAAAAGTACTCACGGACGGCAAACTAGCTTTAGATTATATTTTAGAAAATTGTTTTACGGAAAACCACTATTGCCCCGGCTTGGTTATTTTGGATCATCACATGCCCGTAATGGATGGTCTGGAATTAATGGAAGCTTTAAATAAAAATGGAATAATAAAAAGTCTGGAAATAGTTTTTTTACTACTAGCCGTGCATACCAAGCCTGAGGAACAAGAAGCCTTCCGAAAATTGGGAGTACAAGAATTTACCCCTAAACCTTTAAGTAAGCGAACCATTAGGGAGGCTCATTTGAAATACTGGGAAGGAGACACCGCCAAAAACCATGCAAAAGGTTCTGCTAAATAA
- a CDS encoding T9SS type A sorting domain-containing protein — translation MRILLHHFYLLFRVRTKTYWKQRYSLFILLAFPVAASAQNIQWDKTLGGNLKENLSITLPTEDGGFILGGSSNTRKNGDKSQINRGPANTFDIWLVKLNPNGSIAWDRTLGGDKNEGVLSLLQTKDGGYLVLGYSNSGISGDKTQEGERWLVKLNPDGTIAWDKAFPDGLWKILQQTSDGGYLINGYTTTGPTYRENEYWLVKLSAAGSEISRKIIYKRTTPQDSSNANLWFTLMPDGGYVVGGYTNPPLNGFKPFRVWLVRFKADLTKQWERSIPVAVNDGLPSLQPTKDGGLVLAGYAHVGPGPYKSEPSRGGQDFWLIKLRNDGTQEWNKTLGGSGNDELNDIYPTKDGGYLLGGNSSSNSTGDKTQNKLGAFDYWVVKVNEKGQKIWDLTLGGGNADYLTSVLQSQNGSYFVSGYSISEKSGNKTEASKGGYDYWVVKLDNTERQKQIITFESVPTINYATQKIVNLQANASSGLPVSYTLVSGPATLKNNKLTLTGGSGIVTVKAAQSGNNNFFPAQEVFARILVNVPPVTRIWDKAYGGIITEYPTQFGDCDKIFGASTIAAMVNTPGGGYLLGGTSESKKGNDKSEDHRGSISSAQCYRDQQTISDYWIVKTDSNGKKLWDKTFGGNDRDELSALITTPDGGYLLGGSSRSDGNGNKTEASRGYEDYWIVKTDATGKKQWDKTFGGNNGDNLTSLVATPDGGYLVGGYSRSPISGDKTQGGTGSEEFWIIKIDSNGNKVWDKIFDSAGTDSSILTSMLALSDGSFILGGSSNPRPGGQGFYDYWVVKIDAAGNKLWDKVFGGDNYDFLKVMLPSQDGGYLLGGYSTSGKTGDKTEESKGLDDYWLVKIDANGNKLWDKTFGGNKEDRLSAMINTPDGGILLSGNSLSGISGDKSEAFKGEDDHWLIKLDASGKKLWDRTIGTYNSNYDYVDHPSVLLATPDNSYLVGGSSLVGINGDKSEPLKGYRDYWVVKIKEESAPEALAWDMRYGGASYDQLTSVIQTSDGGYLSGGYTYSGSSGNKTQDTQGKIDYWIVKSDKNGKKLWDKRYGGTFDDFLNRVIQTKDGGYLLAGSSRSDKNGDKSEISRDTGYDYFKKRDFWLVKVDALGNKQWDKTLGGSGLDELQKVIQLSSGEYVLAGHSNSPVSGDKSQGTQGGYDYWLVKISATGSKIWDKRYGGTGNETLGSFTQTQDGGFLLGGTSSSGRNLDKSEISRGKSDYWIVRTDKDGNKLWDKTFGGNGEDNLASLGRGNGGDFFLAGTSSSPKSGEKSQPGYLDELGNVTSSYWIIKIDAQGNKVWDKTFGSKQGAGLQASTRTNDGGYVLAGISSSDKGGDKTENGKGNRDYWVVKLDANGTIQWDKTIGGTERDDLRTVLQTNDEGLLLGGSSNSPVSGDKTQPSQGFSDYWLVKLAPETSSLVAAREATQTEEPVSLTNPLTAYPNPFQGQITVKFSLPETQTVAVKIYDSQGQEVGTLFQGQAKANQTYQVEWQANQKPAGLYFIQLQTPSLHQQQKLLLTK, via the coding sequence ATGAGAATACTTTTACACCACTTCTACTTGCTATTTCGGGTACGAACAAAGACTTATTGGAAGCAACGCTATAGTCTTTTTATTTTATTGGCTTTTCCCGTAGCTGCATCGGCTCAAAACATTCAATGGGACAAAACCCTTGGCGGAAATTTAAAAGAGAATTTAAGCATAACCTTGCCAACTGAGGATGGAGGCTTTATTTTAGGAGGAAGTTCAAATACGCGCAAAAACGGCGACAAATCGCAAATTAACCGAGGACCAGCCAACACCTTTGATATTTGGTTAGTAAAGTTAAACCCTAATGGCTCTATTGCCTGGGATAGAACTTTAGGCGGAGATAAAAACGAGGGGGTATTATCCCTGTTGCAAACCAAAGATGGTGGTTACCTTGTGTTAGGCTATTCAAATTCTGGAATCTCAGGGGACAAAACCCAGGAAGGAGAAAGATGGCTAGTAAAATTAAATCCCGATGGTACCATTGCCTGGGACAAAGCTTTTCCGGATGGCTTATGGAAGATACTGCAGCAGACCAGCGATGGCGGGTATCTTATAAATGGCTATACCACCACAGGGCCTACTTACCGCGAAAATGAATATTGGTTAGTAAAGTTAAGCGCGGCTGGCTCTGAGATCTCCAGAAAAATAATTTACAAAAGAACTACGCCGCAAGATTCTTCCAATGCTAACCTATGGTTTACTTTAATGCCTGATGGAGGATATGTAGTGGGCGGCTATACCAACCCTCCTTTAAATGGTTTTAAACCATTCAGGGTTTGGTTAGTCAGGTTCAAAGCCGATTTAACCAAGCAATGGGAAAGATCTATTCCGGTAGCAGTCAATGATGGTTTACCTTCCCTTCAACCCACCAAGGATGGTGGATTAGTGCTAGCCGGTTATGCGCACGTAGGGCCAGGACCATACAAAAGCGAACCCAGCCGGGGAGGTCAGGATTTTTGGTTAATAAAGCTGCGCAATGATGGTACCCAGGAATGGAATAAAACGTTGGGAGGTAGTGGCAACGACGAATTAAATGATATTTATCCGACCAAAGACGGCGGCTACTTATTAGGCGGTAATTCAAGTTCTAACAGCACCGGCGATAAAACGCAAAATAAACTGGGCGCATTTGATTATTGGGTAGTAAAAGTAAATGAAAAAGGGCAGAAAATTTGGGACCTAACTTTAGGCGGTGGTAATGCCGATTATCTAACCTCCGTTCTTCAATCCCAAAATGGGAGTTATTTTGTATCTGGCTATTCTATATCAGAAAAATCTGGTAACAAAACAGAAGCCAGTAAAGGAGGTTATGATTACTGGGTAGTAAAGCTGGATAATACAGAGCGGCAAAAACAAATTATTACTTTTGAATCCGTACCCACCATTAATTATGCTACTCAAAAAATTGTTAACCTCCAGGCAAATGCCAGTTCCGGTTTGCCTGTAAGTTACACCTTGGTTTCAGGGCCTGCCACTTTAAAAAATAATAAGCTTACGCTTACCGGCGGCAGCGGTATAGTAACGGTAAAGGCTGCCCAGTCCGGGAACAATAACTTCTTTCCGGCTCAGGAGGTTTTTGCCCGCATTTTAGTAAATGTACCACCTGTTACCCGAATCTGGGATAAAGCTTACGGCGGTATTATTACTGAATACCCTACCCAATTCGGTGATTGTGATAAAATATTTGGTGCCTCTACTATTGCTGCTATGGTTAACACTCCGGGGGGAGGTTACTTGCTGGGAGGTACTTCCGAATCAAAAAAAGGTAACGATAAAAGTGAAGATCATCGGGGCAGTATTTCGTCTGCACAATGCTATCGTGATCAGCAAACGATAAGCGATTATTGGATTGTAAAAACGGATAGTAATGGCAAAAAGCTGTGGGACAAAACTTTTGGCGGAAACGACCGGGATGAATTGAGCGCTTTAATAACTACCCCGGATGGCGGCTATTTACTTGGCGGTTCTTCCCGATCCGATGGCAATGGTAATAAAACAGAAGCTAGCCGAGGTTACGAAGATTATTGGATTGTAAAAACGGATGCTACCGGCAAGAAGCAATGGGATAAAACTTTTGGTGGTAATAATGGGGATAATTTAACCTCTCTGGTGGCCACTCCGGATGGCGGTTATTTAGTAGGTGGATATAGCCGTTCTCCAATAAGTGGTGATAAGACCCAGGGAGGAACTGGCTCGGAAGAATTCTGGATTATTAAAATTGATAGCAACGGCAATAAAGTATGGGATAAAATTTTTGACAGTGCCGGCACAGATAGCAGCATTCTTACTTCCATGCTAGCTTTATCAGACGGCAGCTTTATTCTGGGCGGTTCTTCCAATCCACGGCCGGGCGGGCAAGGATTTTACGATTACTGGGTAGTAAAAATTGATGCTGCAGGTAATAAATTGTGGGATAAAGTTTTTGGCGGCGATAATTATGATTTCCTGAAAGTAATGCTTCCCAGCCAGGATGGTGGCTATTTACTGGGTGGCTATTCCACTTCCGGTAAAACCGGCGACAAAACGGAAGAAAGCAAAGGTCTGGACGATTATTGGCTCGTTAAGATTGATGCCAACGGGAATAAACTGTGGGATAAAACCTTCGGTGGCAATAAGGAGGATAGACTTTCGGCAATGATAAACACACCGGATGGCGGCATTTTACTAAGCGGCAATTCTCTTTCTGGAATAAGTGGAGATAAAAGCGAAGCCTTTAAAGGAGAAGACGATCATTGGTTAATAAAGCTGGATGCAAGTGGCAAAAAACTTTGGGACCGAACCATAGGAACGTATAATTCAAATTATGATTACGTTGATCATCCTTCTGTTTTGTTAGCCACTCCCGATAACAGTTATTTAGTAGGCGGTTCTTCTCTGGTAGGAATTAACGGCGATAAGAGTGAACCCCTAAAAGGATATCGGGATTATTGGGTAGTTAAAATTAAAGAAGAATCTGCTCCGGAAGCACTCGCCTGGGATATGCGCTATGGAGGAGCAAGTTATGACCAATTAACTTCGGTTATCCAAACTTCCGATGGGGGCTACCTTTCTGGAGGATATACTTATTCAGGGAGTAGTGGCAATAAAACCCAAGACACTCAAGGTAAGATTGACTACTGGATTGTAAAAAGCGATAAGAACGGTAAAAAACTCTGGGACAAACGCTACGGCGGTACCTTCGACGACTTTCTGAACCGGGTAATTCAAACCAAAGATGGCGGGTATTTGCTCGCGGGCTCTTCCCGGTCCGACAAAAATGGCGACAAGAGCGAGATTAGCCGCGATACCGGATATGATTATTTTAAAAAGCGCGACTTTTGGTTGGTAAAGGTAGATGCTTTAGGTAATAAGCAATGGGATAAAACTTTAGGGGGAAGTGGTTTGGATGAACTACAGAAAGTAATTCAACTTTCATCCGGGGAGTACGTGTTGGCTGGTCATAGCAATTCTCCCGTTAGTGGCGATAAAAGTCAGGGTACTCAGGGTGGTTATGATTATTGGCTGGTAAAAATAAGTGCTACCGGTAGTAAAATCTGGGACAAGCGTTACGGGGGCACGGGTAACGAAACTTTAGGTAGCTTTACCCAAACTCAGGACGGTGGCTTTTTACTGGGGGGTACTTCATCCTCCGGTAGAAATCTGGATAAATCGGAGATAAGTCGGGGTAAAAGTGATTATTGGATTGTCCGCACGGATAAGGATGGTAACAAGCTCTGGGATAAAACTTTTGGTGGCAACGGAGAAGATAATCTTGCGTCTCTTGGCCGGGGCAATGGAGGTGACTTCTTTTTGGCCGGCACAAGTAGTTCACCTAAAAGTGGCGAGAAAAGCCAACCGGGCTATCTAGATGAACTAGGTAATGTAACTTCAAGCTATTGGATTATTAAAATAGATGCTCAAGGCAATAAAGTTTGGGATAAAACCTTTGGCAGTAAACAAGGTGCTGGCCTGCAAGCCAGCACCCGCACCAATGATGGCGGATACGTACTAGCGGGTATTTCCTCTTCTGATAAGGGTGGCGATAAAACTGAAAATGGAAAAGGTAACCGGGATTACTGGGTCGTAAAGCTAGATGCTAATGGTACAATACAATGGGACAAAACTATTGGGGGTACAGAGAGAGATGATTTACGCACCGTTTTACAAACCAACGATGAGGGCTTACTTTTAGGAGGCAGTTCAAATTCTCCAGTGAGCGGGGATAAAACCCAACCCAGCCAAGGCTTCTCGGATTACTGGCTAGTAAAACTCGCCCCCGAAACCTCTTCCCTAGTAGCTGCCAGAGAAGCTACTCAAACAGAAGAACCAGTTAGTTTAACGAACCCCTTAACCGCTTACCCCAATCCTTTTCAGGGTCAAATAACCGTAAAGTTTAGCTTACCTGAAACTCAAACAGTTGCCGTAAAAATCTACGATAGTCAGGGCCAGGAAGTGGGAACTTTGTTCCAGGGCCAAGCGAAAGCCAACCAAACCTACCAAGTAGAATGGCAAGCGAATCAGAAACCCGCTGGTTTGTATTTTATCCAACTGCAAACCCCTAGTCTGCACCAGCAACAGAAACTGCTGCTCACTAAGTAA
- a CDS encoding FlgD immunoglobulin-like domain containing protein — MKTHLPGFNGNANYSNLIAYWFWWSALVLVLVSYSFLASGQNKVWDKTIGSNQSDGLAFIEQTKDGGYIVGGTSDGRASGDKSQSTRGGSDYWIIKLKADGTKAWDKTFGGQDNDNLTSLHQTQDGGYILGGTSESGIGGEKSQRKKGESDYWVVKLKADGTKAWDKTYGGSNSDNLRTVQQTNDGGYILGGSSTSDNTGDKTEPNKGGRGNSNYWVVKLNATGDKEWDKTIGSNESDTFITLQQTIDNCYILGGNSYAGKGGDKSQGQKGGYKYADDLWIVKLKSDGNKEWDKTIGGSDFDYLGALQQTQDGGYILGGSSDSDRGSDKSENSNRSFDYWVVKLDASGGKIWDKTVGGNRRDYLSALQQTKDGGYILGGYSDSDISGDKSQKSYNDENNFNSNDYWIVKLNATGTFVWDKTIGGNKNDYCRTVHPTSDGGYIIGGTSPSGVSGDKTEPNRDPENQGGSDFWVVKLGNQEVDLIQSIQFKPIIYKTFGDAPFTLSATASSGLPVSFTVESGPATIKETTLSLTGIGQVTVKATQAGNTHYKPITATQTFLVQAPGSAKKIWDKSFGGNKSDNLNAIVATTDGGYLLGGFSSSENSGDKSQNSQGYEDYWIIKTNATGSKLWDKRFGGTNADHLTALLAAPDGGYLLGGYSRSGRTRDKSENGGGVEDYWVIKIDSLGNKLWDKTFGGIYTDKLSAMVLTLDGGYLLGGSSNSRTSEDPNGVVKGYSDYWVIKIDATGNKIWDKTYGGDYIDDINSLLPTPDGGYLLGGSSGSNKSGDKSEANKGFFYTPDYWLVKIDGTGKKLWDKTYGGESDDNLKSLIQTPDGGYLLGGSSSSNAGADKSENSRGSNDYWVVKIDKEGIKLWDKTYGGNQDDNLTTLLPHAGSGYILAGSSFSDKGAEKSEDTRKMEGQFRNSTDYWIVKINENGEKDWDKTIGGSNGDNLTTAVIGVLGNYVLGGYSWSDIGADKSEPTLDKTYAGLNESGDYWIVNLEIKDNQLLETAWNMRYGGSGTDNFTSLIQTPDGGYLSGGYTNSGNNGDKSQNSQGKNDYWIVKSDKNGKKLWDKRYGGNEDDFLNRIIQTMDGGYLLAGSSLSGKSGDKSEASKGNRDFWLVKIDKQGTKEWDKSFGGSGYDELKKVVQLSNGNYIMAGSSNSPASGDKSQDSQGGTDYWIVKINATGDKIWDKRFGGNLDETLGSFSLTSNNSILLGGTSLSGANGDKTQTSRGGKDFWLVQLDSTGAKTWDKRFGGPGDDELFSMGFNRLLSEQSYSAGDYFVGGASTSGKGGDKTQANQGGKDFWLVQLHSNGNLVRDLSYGGSANDELRAAIQTQAGDYVLAGTSFSGQSGDKTQASKGGSDYWLVKIDAFGNKLYDQTYGGSGNEELRYLQRTSEDGFVLGGRSNSDVSGDRTQPSQGGTDYWLMKVAPAASVFTISLRQSTTLIEPDVFTNQVQVYPNPFTDLVTISLTLAQPAAISLQIYTPTGQQLRQIDFGVLPAGKQQLPWNGKDNQNQFVKPGLYLYRTVVNGQLRTGKLFKTE, encoded by the coding sequence ATGAAAACACATCTACCTGGCTTCAATGGGAATGCTAATTATTCGAACCTGATTGCTTATTGGTTCTGGTGGAGTGCCCTCGTGCTCGTACTGGTTAGTTACAGTTTTCTGGCTTCGGGGCAAAATAAAGTTTGGGATAAAACTATTGGGAGTAATCAGAGCGATGGTTTAGCTTTTATAGAACAAACCAAGGATGGGGGCTATATTGTGGGTGGTACTTCTGACGGCCGGGCTTCAGGTGATAAATCTCAATCAACGAGAGGGGGTTCGGATTATTGGATTATAAAATTAAAAGCAGATGGTACGAAAGCCTGGGATAAAACCTTTGGCGGTCAGGACAATGATAATCTGACATCTCTTCACCAAACCCAGGATGGCGGCTATATTCTAGGTGGTACTTCGGAGTCGGGAATTGGTGGTGAAAAATCTCAACGTAAAAAAGGAGAATCGGATTATTGGGTGGTTAAACTAAAGGCCGATGGCACGAAAGCTTGGGATAAAACGTACGGTGGAAGTAATTCAGATAATTTACGTACGGTACAACAAACTAATGATGGCGGCTACATTCTAGGGGGCAGTTCTACCTCCGATAACACCGGCGACAAAACAGAGCCCAATAAGGGAGGGCGCGGTAACAGTAATTATTGGGTGGTAAAACTAAATGCTACCGGCGACAAAGAATGGGATAAAACCATAGGTTCGAATGAGTCTGATACGTTTATTACTTTGCAACAAACAATAGATAACTGTTATATTCTGGGGGGTAACTCTTATGCTGGCAAAGGCGGGGATAAATCGCAAGGCCAAAAAGGAGGTTACAAATACGCCGATGATTTATGGATAGTAAAGTTAAAATCGGATGGCAACAAAGAATGGGATAAAACCATAGGTGGCAGTGATTTCGATTATTTAGGTGCACTGCAGCAAACTCAGGATGGCGGCTATATTCTCGGTGGTTCCTCCGATTCTGACCGCGGCAGCGACAAAAGTGAGAACAGTAACCGAAGCTTTGATTATTGGGTGGTGAAACTAGATGCCAGTGGCGGCAAAATTTGGGACAAAACCGTAGGCGGTAATAGAAGGGATTACTTAAGTGCCTTGCAACAGACTAAGGATGGTGGCTATATTCTGGGAGGTTATTCTGATTCGGATATTAGTGGAGATAAATCCCAGAAGTCCTATAATGATGAAAATAATTTTAATAGCAACGATTATTGGATTGTAAAGCTGAATGCTACTGGTACTTTCGTTTGGGATAAAACCATTGGGGGTAATAAAAATGATTATTGCCGAACAGTACATCCAACCAGTGATGGCGGTTATATTATTGGCGGTACGTCTCCTTCGGGAGTAAGTGGCGATAAAACCGAGCCCAACCGAGATCCGGAAAATCAGGGTGGCTCAGATTTTTGGGTAGTAAAATTAGGTAACCAGGAAGTTGATTTAATTCAATCCATCCAATTTAAACCCATTATTTATAAAACCTTCGGTGATGCTCCTTTTACTTTATCGGCAACAGCTAGTTCCGGCTTACCGGTTTCATTTACAGTAGAATCTGGCCCTGCTACTATTAAGGAAACTACACTCTCTTTAACCGGAATAGGACAAGTTACAGTTAAAGCTACCCAAGCCGGCAATACCCATTATAAACCTATCACCGCCACCCAAACCTTTCTTGTTCAGGCACCCGGCTCAGCAAAGAAAATATGGGATAAAAGCTTTGGCGGTAATAAATCTGATAACCTCAACGCAATAGTAGCTACTACGGATGGGGGATATTTACTAGGCGGTTTTTCATCTTCGGAAAACTCCGGCGATAAAAGCCAGAATAGCCAAGGGTATGAGGATTATTGGATTATTAAAACCAATGCTACCGGCAGCAAATTGTGGGATAAACGTTTTGGCGGCACTAACGCCGATCATCTCACCGCTTTGTTGGCTGCCCCCGATGGCGGTTATTTGTTAGGGGGTTACTCCCGTTCCGGCCGAACCCGCGATAAAAGTGAAAACGGAGGGGGAGTAGAAGATTACTGGGTGATTAAGATTGATTCCTTGGGTAATAAGCTTTGGGATAAAACTTTTGGTGGAATTTATACCGACAAATTATCGGCAATGGTTCTTACCTTGGATGGAGGTTATCTGCTTGGCGGGTCTTCCAACTCTAGAACTTCCGAAGATCCCAACGGTGTAGTAAAAGGCTACTCAGATTATTGGGTAATTAAAATAGATGCGACGGGTAATAAAATTTGGGATAAAACGTACGGCGGCGACTATATAGATGATATAAACTCCCTGCTACCTACTCCCGACGGAGGATACCTATTGGGTGGTTCTTCTGGTTCTAATAAAAGCGGCGATAAATCCGAAGCGAATAAAGGCTTTTTCTATACTCCCGACTACTGGCTGGTAAAAATTGATGGTACCGGCAAAAAGCTCTGGGATAAAACCTACGGAGGAGAAAGTGATGACAATTTAAAATCCCTTATCCAGACACCAGACGGGGGTTACCTGTTAGGCGGTTCCTCAAGTTCCAATGCTGGAGCAGATAAAAGTGAAAATAGCAGAGGTTCTAATGATTATTGGGTAGTTAAAATTGATAAAGAGGGTATTAAACTCTGGGATAAAACGTACGGAGGAAACCAGGATGATAATTTAACAACGTTGCTACCGCATGCAGGGAGTGGTTACATTTTAGCCGGTTCTTCCTTTTCTGATAAAGGTGCCGAAAAAAGTGAGGACACCAGAAAAATGGAGGGGCAATTCCGAAATAGTACTGATTACTGGATAGTAAAAATAAATGAAAACGGGGAAAAAGACTGGGATAAAACTATTGGCGGTTCAAATGGCGATAACCTTACTACTGCCGTAATAGGTGTTTTGGGTAATTACGTTCTGGGTGGCTATTCTTGGTCCGACATTGGTGCCGACAAAAGTGAACCCACTTTGGATAAGACGTATGCTGGCCTAAATGAATCCGGAGATTACTGGATCGTGAATTTAGAAATCAAAGACAATCAGCTACTAGAAACTGCCTGGAATATGCGCTATGGGGGCTCAGGTACGGATAATTTTACTTCTCTCATTCAAACCCCGGACGGAGGTTATTTATCGGGCGGATATACCAACTCGGGTAACAACGGCGACAAAAGCCAAAACAGCCAGGGGAAAAACGATTACTGGATTGTAAAAAGCGATAAGAACGGCAAAAAACTCTGGGACAAGCGTTACGGCGGTAATGAGGATGATTTTCTGAACCGCATCATTCAAACTATGGATGGTGGTTACTTATTGGCGGGCTCTTCGCTATCGGGTAAGAGCGGCGATAAATCGGAGGCGAGTAAAGGCAACCGCGATTTTTGGCTCGTAAAAATTGATAAGCAAGGCACTAAAGAATGGGATAAAAGCTTCGGCGGCTCAGGCTACGACGAACTGAAAAAAGTAGTGCAGCTCTCTAACGGAAATTACATAATGGCGGGCTCCAGCAATTCCCCGGCAAGTGGCGACAAAAGCCAGGACAGCCAAGGCGGTACAGATTACTGGATAGTGAAAATTAACGCTACTGGCGATAAAATTTGGGATAAACGCTTTGGTGGTAATTTAGATGAAACCTTAGGCAGCTTTAGCCTGACCAGTAATAATAGCATTTTATTAGGAGGCACTTCTCTATCCGGGGCTAACGGCGATAAAACGCAGACTAGCCGCGGCGGGAAAGATTTCTGGCTGGTGCAACTCGATAGTACGGGTGCTAAAACCTGGGACAAACGCTTTGGCGGTCCCGGCGACGACGAACTTTTCTCTATGGGCTTTAATCGTTTATTAAGCGAACAATCTTACTCGGCTGGCGATTATTTTGTAGGTGGCGCCAGTACTTCGGGTAAGGGAGGCGATAAAACCCAAGCGAACCAAGGCGGTAAAGATTTCTGGCTGGTGCAACTGCATAGCAACGGCAACCTGGTTCGGGATTTGAGTTATGGCGGCAGCGCTAACGACGAGTTACGGGCTGCTATACAAACCCAAGCCGGCGATTATGTGCTGGCTGGTACTTCTTTTTCGGGTCAGAGTGGAGATAAAACGCAAGCGAGTAAAGGAGGCAGCGATTATTGGTTGGTAAAGATAGATGCTTTCGGAAACAAACTCTATGATCAGACTTACGGGGGCAGCGGCAACGAAGAACTCCGCTACCTGCAACGCACTAGTGAAGATGGCTTCGTACTCGGCGGCCGGTCCAATTCAGATGTCAGCGGCGATAGAACGCAACCCAGTCAGGGAGGTACCGATTATTGGCTCATGAAAGTGGCTCCTGCTGCTAGTGTTTTTACTATTTCCCTAAGGCAAAGTACTACTTTAATTGAACCAGATGTTTTTACTAATCAGGTACAAGTCTATCCTAATCCCTTTACCGATCTGGTAACAATTTCTTTAACTCTGGCGCAACCAGCTGCCATAAGTTTACAAATATATACGCCAACCGGGCAACAGCTTCGGCAAATAGATTTTGGCGTGTTACCAGCGGGTAAACAACAATTGCCTTGGAATGGCAAAGACAACCAAAACCAATTCGTAAAGCCCGGGCTTTACCTGTATCGCACCGTCGTGAATGGTCAGTTAAGAACTGGTAAATTATTTAAAACCGAATAA